From the genome of Mucilaginibacter paludis DSM 18603:
TTTTGCTTTGCTGATCAGGAAATCAGTTTGCTGCTTATTCAGATTGCCAAACTTCAATATGTAATTGATGAACTCTTCCATAAGTTAAATATCGATTTTATTGCGGGCAGTTTATTTACCATTTGGTAAATAAATACATCGGTCAGCTAACCCACCTTTGCTCCTCAGAGTGGGTAGAATTCGGACTTTTTTACATTGAAGAGTTTTTTGATACAGATCTGTAAATATTACTTTACGCTTACTACCTGGGCTTTCAGCGCCATTCAGGTTATTGCTAAAGAAACTTCCTGCTGGGCTAATCGTTTTCTATTACATAAGCTTTTATCTCAGTTTGTGATTCACCATGCCCATTATGCTTAACGGCATTATAAGGGCGCTTCCGCTCATGTTTAGTCACAATTGCGAAGCGCCCTGGTATTTCGCCTAACATTCTGCTGCATATCCATGGCCAGCATTGTTGGATATTATTGCCTCATGTTCTACTTTCTTTTTTATTGCAGAATGAAATTGGTTTCGAAAACTACGCTTTGTCTTTATGTACAAAGTTCATAGCGCTCATCACGCTGATACAGATAAAGCCGATAAAACAGATGAGGACAGATAAATTATCATCAGCAGCTACTTTACCGAACCGGAAAAGCAGAAAACCTGCTGTTAAATTGAACAGGGCCCATAGCACGTTCACAATCGGTGTGGATAGTCCTCTGCCATGAGGATTGGAAAATGGTGTGGGAAAAGGATCGCCGCAGACGCCTTTAACAAAATGGGGAACAAAGTTGGAAAGGAACATCCCTGCCAAAAAACCGCTGAAATAATGATACCAGTGCATATTAAATTTGTTTAATTATTAAAATTTGATTGATTTTTGCCTTTTAATTTCCGCCGGCCGCTTGTTAAAAACCCTGAAAAGCAAGCCGCAATAACCAGGGTTACGATACCTTCGCAAAGGATAGTTGTCGGTGTTCCTATTTTTTGGGATAAGGTCCCGATCAGCAAGCTGCCTAACGGCAGCATGCCGAAATATGCCATCGCGGCAAAGCCCATTACACGCCCCCTCATTTCTTTAGCTGAATACAGCTGGATAAGGGTCATACTGATCGTGGTTTGCGACATCATGCCGAAACCGGACATTGCGAAAAACACCATGGCCAATGGAAAATTGACCAGGTGTGAAAAAGCCAGCAGGCTTATCCCGAAAATGATCGTGTTTACCAATAAGATAAATTGAAGGTCCGCGTCCTTTTTTAAAGCTGCCAGAAAGATCGATCCTGCAATGGCGCCAACGCCGACAAAACTGTTGATGTAACCAAAAGTCGCGGCATTGCCTTTAAAGATCTCCTTCGCGAATACGGGGATTAGTGTATTGTAGGGAAGCACCAGTAAACTGGTAAAACAAAGCATCAAAAGGATCATCGTGATCGAGGGCGTTTTTTTCAGGTAATTTAAACCCTCGCTCAGTTCAGTTTTCATCTTTTGTTCTACTGGTGGCGGCACATAAGCCGGTAGATGGATCAGCAGCAGGGATATGGTCACCGCTACAAAACTGAGCGCGTTCAGCAGAAAACACACGCCCGCACCAAATTTCACCAGAACCAAACCCGAAATTGCGGGTCCTATAAGGCGCGCCAGGTTGGCCATTGAAGACTGCAGCGCCAGTGCGTTGGGCAGGTCTGCCTCATCTGTAACCATATCATGGATCAGTGGTTGCCTTGCCGGTACATCAAAGGCATTGATCACGCCAAGAACGCCGCTCAGTAACAATATTTCCCAAACAGTATAATGACGCGTAAACACTAATAAGGCCAGCAACGCCGCCTGTATCATTGAGGCAATCTGAGTGGCCATCAATACCCGGAACCGGCTGTAACGGTCAGCAACAATCCCGCCCAGAAGGGAAAAAATAAAAGATGGGAACTGTGATACAAATATGGTGAGGCCCAGCATAAAGGCCGAATGGGTCATGGTATAAACCACCCAGCTTACGCCGGTACGCTGCATCCAGCTGCCGATCTGCGAAACCGACTGCCCGCTGAAAAATAAGCTATAGTTGCGGTTACGGAACGCCCGGAAAACATTGGTTATTTTTTTTGTATTTAAGTTCATAAGCTTATCAGCATATTGTGCCTAAATGTTTAAACCGGCGCAAATTTTTTTATTTATTATATAGTTTTTATTTTTTCAATCCATGAATAAGGGAATGAACAAGGAAATTTACCGAGGATTCCATGTTGCCAAATTCGTTTTTGATCACCATTTCGCGCTTCATGCCATGCAGGCTGCTTAAAATAACAAATATGAAGTCCTCTTTCTCTTTTTGCCCCAACTCCATTAACTCTCCGCGCCCGATACCTTCCGTAATGATCTGGCGGAGCAAGGTGCTTTCCTGTAACCGGACCTGTTGATAGACTGCGAACCTGGTTTTTTGAAATCCTGAAAGCTCACCGGCATTCATGCCTTCATCCAGGGCATTAAAGAATCCTCTTTTTTCAAGTATAGTGCGCAGGTCTGTCAGGAAAAATGCTTTGATTTTTTCTTCGGAGGTTTTTGCCTCGCTGATCGCGATAGCAATCAGCTTTACCAGTTCCCTGATCTCGGCTGCTATCACTGCATCTAAGATCTCTTCTTTGGTCTTATAATAATAATACAACGAACTTCTGGCCTTTCCGATAGCTTTGGCGATGTCGTCGATGGTTACCCTGCGAAAACCGTGAAGCTCAAATAACTGCTTCGCTGCCTTAACCAGTTGCTCCTGAATTTCTTCGTCTTTAATAATATTTGACATGTTTTGTATTTGTACGAAACAAATTTACGTACCTTTGAGCATATAAGCAAATAATGTCGAAAAGCTTATCATGTAAATTTCTCCCGGTCGCCGCTTATTACATTTTGATGACTACCGGGAGTAATTCTGCTCTGAAATCGGAACCCTGACAGGTTTAAAATTCATGATGCTGATTAGTGCTTTTGCAAGCCGATTTGGCCAGTTAAAAACGCGTTACGATTTAATTGCAGGTTTAATTAGATTAATATATGCTCAGAGCTTATCAGTTCAAATGGTATTTTATAGTAACCGGCATTTTAGCTATGGTTGGGCTGTTGAGCACATTGCTTCGCCACAATAATACTGTGGAAATCAAATGGTGGGAATACCCGGAATATGTCCTGCAAATAGCTTTGTCCTTATTAATTTGCTGGCTGATCCACGGCTTTTTCTTACTGCACAAATTGCCCTGGCTAAATAATTATGCAAAGCATTTTCTGAGTAATCTTTTAGCTACCATTTCTGCGATTATTCTGACTGGTGTTCTTTATGCTTGTTTACCCAGAACTACGCTCTTTGAAAATGGAGTCGGTTTTAAAACCTTTTCTGACTTTTTGGTACATTTCCTGGGCGCATTTTTGGCGAGCATTATTTCCTATGTTGTTTTTTACAGCATACATACCAACAATGCTTTGCAGAATTCTAAACTCGAAAACGAGATTCTCGCACGGGCTCATCTCCGGGCGCAGCTTCTATCATTACAGCAGCAGATCAGCCCGCATTTTTTATTCAATTCATTAAGCACCCTAAAAACGATTGCTCCCGACCAGGCCACCAAGAATTACATCGTTCAGCTGGCAACTGTATACCGTTACGTGCTGAATTTTAATGAACATTATCTTACGCCCCTGAAAGATGAGTTGGTTTTTATCAAATCATATCTCTATATTATGGATCAGCGGTTTGAAGAAACGCTGCAGGTTACTATCGATGTACCTGACGGTGATCTAACGCTGCTGATCCCGCCGCTCTCCCTGCAGTTATTATTGGAAAATGCGATCAAACACAACATCATCTCACCTGATCAGCCCTTGCACATCTCTATAAGGACCGACCATTCGCCGGCCCTCATCGTGACCAATAATTTGCAGCTTAAGAAAACGCCTGAGGAAGGGACGGGTACCGGCCTCAAAAATATTTTCGACAGGTATAAATTATTAATTGACCGGCCGATGAAGATCAGTGACTCTGCCGGATATTTCGAAGTTACTTTACCGTTATTAAAGCCATGAGAGTTGTAATAATCGAAGATGAAAAGAAAACTGCGACCGAGTTAGTTGGCATGTTGCACCAGTTGGACAGTGAAATTAATGTGGAAGCCATCCTTCCTTCGGTGTCCTCATCAATCAAATGGTTAAATGAAAATTTATCGCCAGAGCTGATCTTTTCCGACATTCAGCTTGGAGATGGATTAAGCTTTGAAATCTTTAAGGAGATCACTATCGAGGCCCCCGTTATTTTTTGTACAGCATTCAATGAATATGCCATCAGGGCGTTCGAATCAAACGGTATAGATTATTTGTTGAAACCCCTTGAGGAAGAAATGCTGCATAGAAGCATGGAAAAGTATTTGCGGTTTAAATCCCATCTGTTAAATCACAATCAATACACCAATAACCTGCGGAGGGTAGTGGCAGAAATGACCACCGGTTACAAACAGAACATCCTGGTTAATTACCGGGAAAAGATCATCCCTTTACGTATAACCGACATCCAGTTCGTTTACGCTGCTTTTGGCTCAGTTTACCTCCACGATTTAAATGCCAACAGTTATCCCGTACCCTATACTATTGAGCTATTGGAGTCTATGTTCAATCCCCGCCAATTCTTCAGGGCAAACAGGCAGTTTATCATCAACCGCGATTCGATCAAGAATATTGAGCATTATTTTAACCGTAAACTCTACGTGATTATGCATACGGAGACGCCGGAAAAGATCATCATCAGCAGAATCAAGGCCCAGCTTTTTTTTAAATGGATGGAAGAATAAGCTCCAGGTAAGATTTGCTTCGACACATTTCTTGAAAAAGAAACGATTTTTTGATGAAGTGATCACTTCATTGTTCTTTTTGGCTACTTCATTTTAAAATGCCCCCATTGAAAGCATTGCCCGGGTAGTTTTACTGCAACAAATCAATTACCACGCCTCCGATGAGGCGTAAATGGTAAAATGAATTTAATGCAGCATGAAAGTGAAATTGATATTAATACTTATTTGTATCCTTCCGTTTAAACTGTTTGCCCAGCAACAGTGGAATTTGAAGGATTGCATTGCTTATGGGCTGAAAAATAACCGCAGTAGTGTAGTCTATGAAAACGAAAAAAAGGCCGCCGATGCCAAAGCGAAGGAAGCACTTGCTGCTTACCTGCCATCGCTGAATGTAAGCAGCTCTTTTGATGATAATTTAAAAGTTCAGCAATCCATCATCCCGGCAGGAATATTTGGTCCGGATCCCCTTCGAATATCCCTCACACAAAGGTATAACACTAATAGCGTCGCCGAACTTGATCAGACAATTTTTGACCAGTCACTGCTTACCGGGCTCAAAGCCAATAAATACAGCAGGCAGCAAGCTGACCTGAATATCAAAAAAAATGAAGAAACGGTCATCTACAATATAGGTAATGATTACTATCAAACCTATGTTTACCGTGAACAGCTCAGGCTGTTAAGGAGTAACCTGGAAATCTACTACAAGCAGATGAAGATTTCACAACTACAGGTGCAGAAGGGTATATCGCTGCAAAAAGATCTGGATAGGGTGACCGTTAACTACAATAATGCGGTATCACAGATCCGTGTTGCCGAAAGCAACCTGACTCTTGCGCGGAACCAGCTTAAATATGATATGGGTTTCCCGATCAGTACTGAACTGCCCGTTGATACCGTTGCCCAGGAGAACCTCGCAAATCCTCCGGTTACCAACGTTGAAGCCACTCGTTTTTCTCCTGAAAATCGGACGGATTATCAGCTTTCAGAAATTAATTCTCAGTTGCTCAACATCGATCAAAAGCGGATCAAGGCAGGGGCTCTGCCCACGCTGACCGGCTACGCCAAATATGGCGAATATGGCTATGGAACTACCATAGGTCCGGCATTCAATCATTTGAACCCTTACTCTGCCGTCGGATTAAAACTATCCATACCCTTATTCAATTTTTATAAGCGGAACGCACAATATAATCAGGCCAAATATAAAAGCATGAACGCGCTGGAGAATCTCAAACTGGACTCCGGTAAATATGCGGTGGAATACCAGAGCGCGATCACAAAATTGGTCAAAGCGCAAAGCAACCTGGAAAGCGACAAACGCAATATTGAGCTGGCGGAGTCTGTATTCAGGACGACTGACTTACAATATAAAAAAGGAGTGACTAACCTTACAGACTGGCTTGATGCAAGAACCTCTGTCAAAGACGCGCAGAACAACTATCTAAACTCACTTTACACCTTTTACCTCGATAAAATACTGTTGACACCAGATATGTTGCCTATCGATAGTGATTATGCACTTTCTTTGATTGATGCATTTTTGGTTCACCACGTCATTGCACTTGCTGTTGAGACTGAAGATCAGGCTTGAAAACTTTATCAGGCCAAAATTTGGGCATAATCAATCCGGTAGAAAACGCTCTACCGGATTAATTTACCTTCGTTATTTAAAAACCAATACTGGGCGGACTTCAGACGTTTTCACAGGCATGATCAGGACTTCAAAGCCTTCATAAAAAATCAACTTCAATGAAACATTAGGTTCGCCGTTAAAGTCAGCTTCTGAAAAGGAATATTTGAATACAGATGGGTTTGCCCCAGCAAGTACTGTGTGATATCCGGCATCTCTATAACCTGGCAATCTTGATTCAAAATCGGTTATGCCATCCTCGTCATAAAACTGTTTATAAAATGGTGCTGGAATAGAGGCCCATCTTTTTTTGAAGGCGTGAAAATAAAGGCCATAGGCGATTTTGATCATCAAATGATCAACCCGGTCCCGGTCATGAAAAAATGCATTGTCTTTTCGCGTTTCAAAAGTTTTAAGGAACAACTTGGGACTGTGCATAAAGCTTTGGCGTACCGGTCCCCGCCATTGGTCGACTGCGGTTTTATTAGTTCCATTAGCCGACGAGACGATCCCCCTTACGTATTCATCGTCCATGGAAGTGTCATTGTTATGCTGCCTACAGGATGGCACTGTAATTAAATTATCCCTTTGACCTTTCGGAAAAAAACATTTGGCTGGCACATGTTCAACAGTAGTAGCAGTTTCATCACATTGATAACATCGGGAAACTTTTGTCATTATATACTTGTCTTTCTCCAAATATAACATGAATTCACTACGCTTCACCGGACCTAAATAGCACCTAAGCAGGAAAATTTTTTGACAAAAAAAGCCCGGCCATTGCTGACCAGGCTACTACCGTTTTATGGTTCATATTTCTATAACCCGCCCGTCCTGGCAGTCGGCGGCTTCCTTTTCTGCTTCGGCGTAATCATCGAACACCAAATTATTGCCGTCCGGGTCGGTGCAAATGGCGGCACATTCGGGGCCGCCATGCAACTCTAAAATCAAGTAGCTCATAATAATTTTAATTATTCTTGGTTGTCAATCGGTTCGGGATACCATATTTCAAAAGTTTCGTATTCATCCCCTAAACGCTGTGTTAGTGGGTCGATGTCTTCAAAGGTCAAACCTATCCAGTCATCGTCATCCCCGTACTCCTTGCACATAATGTCAAAAGGTAATTTGTTCGGGTATTGGGTCAATAAGCGTTCCGCTTCTGCTTTGGTTATCCGCAAATCAAAACTTAGCGCTGGGGTAAGCGGGTGCGGGAATACCAGCACACCGCTTAGGTTTATCGGCTTTTGCATAACCAATAATTAAGTATAAACAATTCTGAAATAACCGCAGTCATGCGTTTTCATTAGGCTATCGACCTGCAATAATTCCGTTTCAATTTGTTCGGGAATTTCCTCGTTATCTTCTCGGATGTTATCGGGGTTAAACAAGTCTTCTTCTAAAATCCTGTCTTTATAGGTCGGTTGTTGCTTGGCAATAAACCCTATAAAATCTTTACTGAACTCGCTGTAATGCACGTCCAGTATCTTTAAAATATTTTCGTGTTTCATCATTCAAAAATTGAGGGCGGTTTTACCCGCCCGTGTAAAACCTTAATTGAATAAAATCCCGTTGCCATGCTTGGCAAAACCCTCGCACAGGTTAAAGGCGGATTGCCCTTTCTGCAAGGCGTTGCCGTACATGATAGATTTGAATTTGCTTTCTTCGTCCCTGAAATTGCGCACGTTTTGAAAGTAACCTGTAACGGCATTGAACGCCCCGAACAAAGTACCTTTGGTGGTGATTTCCTGCTGGGTTGGGCTGACCAAAGCGTATTCCATCACTGACGAAACCATATTGTTAAAGTGGCTGGATAGTTCTTCGTCCTTGCCTGTCCTTAATTTCTCGGTGGTTTCCTTGTTCGGCGACATGGCTAACTGTACCAGTCTTTTTAATTCAGGGTCGGTAATGCGTACCCTTGTCCAGCGGTTATAAATGGCTTCCAGTTCCACCGATAACTGGTTGGTGATACCCAGCATTTTATGCGCTTCTTTCAATTTGTCGGTTGCGCTGGCGGTGTGCCGTATCTTAATGCAATTGGTATGGTTACGCAAAGCGGCGTTTAAAGTATTGCGGCAAACTACACGGATAGGTGTAAAAGCAATCGTAATGCTCCCGGTGCCGTCATGCGAAGAAGTGAGCAGCAAATATTTTTCGATACAATCATCCCGCCCCACTTTAATATAGTCGGGCAGTTTGGCAGTCACAAAAATGACCGCCCCCTGCGCTAACGCCCCGGCGGTCTCGTATAAAATCCCATTTTTTCCGCCGACAATGCCGTCAAAAAATTGGAATACTTCGGTATTCTGCACCACCTCGTAATCACTCCCGACCTTATCGCCCAAAATGGCTTCCGTGTCGGTACGGTACGTAAAATAGCTGTTATCTGAAATGATATTGATACCGCTGGGCAGGGGGTGAATATTCGGGCGTTTGACCACCCCGAAATTTAGCCCTGCGTGGATGATGGCTTCCTCACTGGTGGGGTAATCGCTGATAACCTGCCCCAATCCGTGCCATGCCTTTTCTTTGACCGAAAAGAAACTATGCTTTTGGGTCTGTTCGTTAAAATGAATATCGTGTGCCATGATGTTAAATTTGATAGGTTTATAAATTATAGCAGTCCGTAAATTCCGCCAGTTCCATTTGAAAAGCCGTAGGATTAGATGCCGCTAATTGTTCCGCATAACCCTCCCAAAAAATTTGGTTGGTCAACTCGATGAAAATCTCTATCATTGTTTTACTTTTTAATTCTTTGAATTATAAAACAGACGCCCCCGATACTTTTACTATCGGGGGCGTTGTCCATTAATTATTTGGAAGGGATAATAATTCCCGCTTCAATTTCAGCCAGTTTGTCCACACAAAGGCGGTTTACCATCTGCGAAACTGTCCAGATAATGGTCGGGTTCTTGGTGGTGAATTTTTGGCGGTTATCGTCCTCAATCGTCAAAGTACAGCCCTGATAGATATTACCGCCTGTTTCGTCCATTTCCTCTTTCAGGTCGAACTCAAAGCCATCTAAATTATTGATGGTCTCAATCAATTTATCACGCTGTATCTTCCTGCGGTGTAACTCTTCCACCAATTTTAAAGTGCCTTCTAAATTCAGCACGGGCTGAATGGGTTGCGGTTTAACCTGCTCGGCTTCCGGTGTCGGTTTTGCATGTTCTGCCTGTGGCTGTTCCGCAGTCTTGGCGGGTTCGGCTTTGGGTTCTTCTTTTGGCTTCTCCGTTTCGGCGGGTTTGCTGCTGTCTTTGTTAACGGGATTGCCCGATACAAATTTTGGGTTCTTATTTTCCTCGGTAACGGGGTTGGTTTTTGGGGCGTTATTTACTTTTTCGTCCTTTTTATCTTTAACTAAAGTTTCCATTTTCTTAAATTTTTGATGTTTTTTAAATTGTTTAATTGCCATGCGATAGGTTTGTCTTCTGTCCGATTTTACCGCTGTGGCGGGTCTCTGCCGTTTGCTGTTTTCATGGTTTGTTGCTTTTATTTCGTTTGTTTTTAAAGCCAGCTCGCATAGCGCTCGCTCGCTTTTTATTAAGCAACTCACCTAAATAAGCCCGCCAGTAAGGCAAGCCTTTTGGAAAAAAAATACGCTCCCAACCACCCGCCGCGATAGCGGCAGCCTTTGAAATTGGAGGAAGATTTTTTTTACAAAACCGGAGGCTCGGGCTTGCCGTCTGGCTGGCTTTTGAGAACTTTGTTTAATAAACAGCGAAGAATGCGCTTTAAAATATTGCGCATAAAAAAAGCCGCCCGCAAGCGGCGTGGCTCAGGAAACCATCGTAGACAAAAACAATAAAGAACGATCTAAAAACGCATCTAACAAGACCTTACCAACAGGAAGCTTGCGGCGCCGCCGCGCCGCTGGCTTCCTGCGATTAAACCAGTAAAAGCGGTTGAGCGGCTGGCGGTCGCGACGAAGGAGACGTGCCGGCAGGTGCGAAACGGCTTGCGCAGTAGCGCATGCTTAACCGTTGACCGCCTTTAACCGCCTTAACACCGGTTTGGCAGCGGCTACCCGGACCGCCAGTTCCATCGCCGATTGAATCGACATGGCTTTAGCTAAACCTATACCCTGGAATACGGTTAACTCTTCTGTGCTGAGGTCCGCCAGTCGGTTCAGGTCATGGTCCAGGCTTAAAAGGATCTGACCGGCCAGGTCCACGGCGGTTACACCCGGATATCCGGAACCGATCAGCATGGCTAACAGTTCGGCGTCGCTCATCGCCTGCCGCCCTTGTTCCAGCATTTTTTCCCTTGGCCGGGATTCCGGCTCCCAACTTTTAATGCCATTAGCTTCTTTGTCAGATGGTTGGAAGGCAGAAGCGTGTTGGGCATGGTGGAACAGCGAACTGAGGGCGGAGAGCATGAATTCGAAATCATCCTCGAAGATTTGGACGGAACTGCGGTTGTATTTTCCGTCATCCATTTTTTTGCTGCAGGTGATGGCAATGTATTTGCGCTCATTCCGCGCCTGCATATAGTCAAAGAAATAGGTGGTTTTAAAATGTGTGAAGCTTTCGCTGGCAATGATATTGTTGAACATAGCACAATGGTTTTGATGTCCAGACAAAGCTCCTGAACCTTTAATTATCTATTCGGTACGAAACAGAATTACCCGATTTTCGTTAAACAGATCGGATAATAGTTTTTGTGGCTATGGTCAAAAAAAAAGAAATATGGGATAAACCCGAGCGGCTTTGCCGGGAATGCGGTAAGAAGCTGCTGGGGCGTGTCGACCAGCGTTTTTGTAATGATTTTTGCCGGAATACTTATAACCGGCACGAGAAACAGCGGCTGGCAGCCGAAACGGCGGACTATACCGAAGTGACGATCATTGCCATTTTGAAAAACAACCATTTGCTATTGCGGTCATTTAATAAGCACCAGGCAGTAACCTTTTTAATTGATAAAGAAAAACTGTACAAGGCTGGTTTTAACTTTAACTTTTGCACCGGTTGTTATCAGGAAAGTGACGGCCGGCTGCGCTATTATTGTTTTGAGCAAACCTGGCAGGAATTGCCTTACGGCAGGTTGGAATTAGGGGTAGATCGGCAAAAGCTCGGTTTAACGAGTTCCGGCCGGGGTGTTCAACTATAAAACCGCATTTCATGTGCGGGAATTGATTCCATGCCGGGGTGCCTGAAATAAACATGGCCGATCATCGCGGAATGGAGTTGCTGCAGGAGCGTGATCGTTTGGTCTTCGGCAATGGTTAGGTCCCGGTATTCCCGGATCAGGTTTTCATCACAATTTTGGACCCATGTCCTGGTTAGCCGGATCAATACGCCATAATCGGTCGTCCAGAGGTGTTCCGTGTCGTAGGCCAGATAAGGCGGCATATCCCTCCGGCCCGCGATGGCAAGGCATTCCCAGGCGAGCCGGTGCAGGTCTTCCGCGAATTCATGCAGCGCGTCAGTATCCATATCGGCACCCGGCCAGATATGGTCCTGATCGGCGAAAACGGCTAAAGTGTTTTCTAGTAAACGGATATCGCTTTGCAAGTGCTCAAATAGATCCGGGCTGTTTTTCATGATACGCCTGATGG
Proteins encoded in this window:
- a CDS encoding sensor histidine kinase, coding for MLRAYQFKWYFIVTGILAMVGLLSTLLRHNNTVEIKWWEYPEYVLQIALSLLICWLIHGFFLLHKLPWLNNYAKHFLSNLLATISAIILTGVLYACLPRTTLFENGVGFKTFSDFLVHFLGAFLASIISYVVFYSIHTNNALQNSKLENEILARAHLRAQLLSLQQQISPHFLFNSLSTLKTIAPDQATKNYIVQLATVYRYVLNFNEHYLTPLKDELVFIKSYLYIMDQRFEETLQVTIDVPDGDLTLLIPPLSLQLLLENAIKHNIISPDQPLHISIRTDHSPALIVTNNLQLKKTPEEGTGTGLKNIFDRYKLLIDRPMKISDSAGYFEVTLPLLKP
- a CDS encoding TolC family protein produces the protein MKVKLILILICILPFKLFAQQQWNLKDCIAYGLKNNRSSVVYENEKKAADAKAKEALAAYLPSLNVSSSFDDNLKVQQSIIPAGIFGPDPLRISLTQRYNTNSVAELDQTIFDQSLLTGLKANKYSRQQADLNIKKNEETVIYNIGNDYYQTYVYREQLRLLRSNLEIYYKQMKISQLQVQKGISLQKDLDRVTVNYNNAVSQIRVAESNLTLARNQLKYDMGFPISTELPVDTVAQENLANPPVTNVEATRFSPENRTDYQLSEINSQLLNIDQKRIKAGALPTLTGYAKYGEYGYGTTIGPAFNHLNPYSAVGLKLSIPLFNFYKRNAQYNQAKYKSMNALENLKLDSGKYAVEYQSAITKLVKAQSNLESDKRNIELAESVFRTTDLQYKKGVTNLTDWLDARTSVKDAQNNYLNSLYTFYLDKILLTPDMLPIDSDYALSLIDAFLVHHVIALAVETEDQA
- a CDS encoding UPF0758 domain-containing protein — translated: MFNNIIASESFTHFKTTYFFDYMQARNERKYIAITCSKKMDDGKYNRSSVQIFEDDFEFMLSALSSLFHHAQHASAFQPSDKEANGIKSWEPESRPREKMLEQGRQAMSDAELLAMLIGSGYPGVTAVDLAGQILLSLDHDLNRLADLSTEELTVFQGIGLAKAMSIQSAMELAVRVAAAKPVLRRLKAVNG
- a CDS encoding DUF932 domain-containing protein, whose amino-acid sequence is MAHDIHFNEQTQKHSFFSVKEKAWHGLGQVISDYPTSEEAIIHAGLNFGVVKRPNIHPLPSGINIISDNSYFTYRTDTEAILGDKVGSDYEVVQNTEVFQFFDGIVGGKNGILYETAGALAQGAVIFVTAKLPDYIKVGRDDCIEKYLLLTSSHDGTGSITIAFTPIRVVCRNTLNAALRNHTNCIKIRHTASATDKLKEAHKMLGITNQLSVELEAIYNRWTRVRITDPELKRLVQLAMSPNKETTEKLRTGKDEELSSHFNNMVSSVMEYALVSPTQQEITTKGTLFGAFNAVTGYFQNVRNFRDEESKFKSIMYGNALQKGQSAFNLCEGFAKHGNGILFN
- a CDS encoding TetR/AcrR family transcriptional regulator; translated protein: MSNIIKDEEIQEQLVKAAKQLFELHGFRRVTIDDIAKAIGKARSSLYYYYKTKEEILDAVIAAEIRELVKLIAIAISEAKTSEEKIKAFFLTDLRTILEKRGFFNALDEGMNAGELSGFQKTRFAVYQQVRLQESTLLRQIITEGIGRGELMELGQKEKEDFIFVILSSLHGMKREMVIKNEFGNMESSVNFLVHSLIHGLKK
- a CDS encoding MFS transporter is translated as MNLNTKKITNVFRAFRNRNYSLFFSGQSVSQIGSWMQRTGVSWVVYTMTHSAFMLGLTIFVSQFPSFIFSLLGGIVADRYSRFRVLMATQIASMIQAALLALLVFTRHYTVWEILLLSGVLGVINAFDVPARQPLIHDMVTDEADLPNALALQSSMANLARLIGPAISGLVLVKFGAGVCFLLNALSFVAVTISLLLIHLPAYVPPPVEQKMKTELSEGLNYLKKTPSITMILLMLCFTSLLVLPYNTLIPVFAKEIFKGNAATFGYINSFVGVGAIAGSIFLAALKKDADLQFILLVNTIIFGISLLAFSHLVNFPLAMVFFAMSGFGMMSQTTISMTLIQLYSAKEMRGRVMGFAAMAYFGMLPLGSLLIGTLSQKIGTPTTILCEGIVTLVIAACFSGFLTSGRRKLKGKNQSNFNN
- a CDS encoding LytR/AlgR family response regulator transcription factor, which encodes MRVVIIEDEKKTATELVGMLHQLDSEINVEAILPSVSSSIKWLNENLSPELIFSDIQLGDGLSFEIFKEITIEAPVIFCTAFNEYAIRAFESNGIDYLLKPLEEEMLHRSMEKYLRFKSHLLNHNQYTNNLRRVVAEMTTGYKQNILVNYREKIIPLRITDIQFVYAAFGSVYLHDLNANSYPVPYTIELLESMFNPRQFFRANRQFIINRDSIKNIEHYFNRKLYVIMHTETPEKIIISRIKAQLFFKWMEE